GAAGGACGCCTACTTCAAGGGCAAAGGCAAGGCCTCGCCCTTCGTGTTGACGCAGGAAGTCAGAGCAGAAAACGAGTGGACGCCCAAGCTTCTGTCCGAACGCCAGAAACGCCTTGTGGGCGTCCTCAAAGACCATTGGAATCTCGCCGTCTCCACAAGCACGGCGGCGAGCTGAGGAACGTATCGATGCAGAAGAAGCAACAACACGACCAAAGCCAGATCAAGTGGATTTCCGACTTCATCTGGAACATCGCTGACGACCGCCTGCGCGACGTTTACGTGCGCGGCAAATACCGTGACGTCATCCTGCCCTTCACCGTGCTGCGGCGGCTCGATGCCGTGCTCGAACCGACGAAAGACGCGGTGCTGGAGCGCAAGAAGTTTCTCGACGCTCACAAGGTGGCCGAGCAGGACGGTGCGCTACGCATGGCGGCAGGCCAGGCCTTCTACAACGTCTCGGAATTCACGCTGGCCAAGTTGAAGGGAAGCAGCCAGGGGCAGCGGCTGCGCGATGACTTCATTGCATACCTGGACGGCTTCTCGCCCAACGTGCAGGAAATCCTCACCAAGTTCAACTTCCGCAACCAGATTCAGAAGCTGGTGGATTCCCACGTCCTGGGCTACCTGATTGAGGACTTCCTCAACCCCGAGATCAACCTTTCGCCGCTGCCGGTGAAGGATGCCGACGGCCGCATCAAGCTGCCCGCGCTGGACAACCACGCCATGGGCTCAGTGTTCGAGGAGCTAATCCGCCGCTTCAATGAGGAGAACAACGAAGAGGCCGGCGAACACTTCACGCCGCGCGACGTGGTGCAACTCATGGCCAAGCTGCTGTTCCTGCCCGTGGCCGACCGCATCGAATCGGGGACCTACACCCTCTATGACGGCGCATGCGGCACCGGCGGCATGCTCACCGTCGCCGAAGAAACCTTGCAGCAACTGGCCCAAGCCCACGGCAAAGACGTATCCATCCATCTGTTTGGGCAGGAAATCAACGACGAGACCTATGCCATCTGCAAAGCCGATCTGCTGATCAAGGGCGAGGGCGAGCAAAGCCAGAACATCGTCGGCGGTGCGGACAAATCCACCCTCTCCAACGACCAGTTCCGCAGCCGCGAATTCGACTTCATGATCTCCAACCCGCCCTACGGCAAGAGTTGGAAGACCGATCTGGAGCGCATGGGCGGCAAGAAGGAATTCAACGACCCGCGCTTCATCGTCAGCCACGGCGGCGACCCGGAGTTCAAGCTCATCACCCGCTCCAGCGACGGGCAGCTCATGTTCCTTGTGAACAAGCTGCAGAAGATGAAGCACAACACGCCCAACAACAAAATCGGCAGCCGCATCGCCCTGGTGCACAACGGCTCGGCGCTGTTCACCGGCGACGCAGGCCAGGGCGAGAGCAACATCCGCCGCTGGGTGCTGGAAAACGACTGGCTGGAAGCCATCATCGCTCTGCCGCTCAACATCTTCTACAACACCGGCATCGCCACCTACATCTGGGTGCTGGCCAACAAGAAGGCCGCCCACCGCAAAGGCAAAGTGCAGTTGATCGATGCCAGCCAGTGGTTCCAGCCGCTGCGCCGCAACCTCGGCAAGAAAAACTGCGAACTCTCCGAGGCCGACATCGCCCGCATCCTCGACCTGTATCTGGGCCAGCCGCAGGTGTGAATGGCTGCGAGAAACCGCGACTATTTGCCGCGGAGTTTTGTCGAGGTATTGCCCTGGGTTCCCGGATGCAGTAGGCGGGAGGGGGTTTTCGGTTTTTTCTTTTCCGGTTTTGGCGCCCGCAGGGCGCCTCCCCGATGCCTGCTTCGCAAGCGGGGTGCGTAACGAAGACGCGTTGTGAACGACCGGCGGGATGGCGAAGCCGGCGTTTGCTTGAGAACGGGGGATTCCGGGCGATGCTCGGATAATCGGCACACCGAAGAAACGCAAGCGCGGCGACGGTTCATACCGCCAAGCACGCTCCGCCGCCGCGCCCGACACTGCGTACCGGAAGCACGCGTGCGAGCACAGTATTGCACTGGCTGCGCGCGGCGTCTACCGCGCTTCGGTTGGGGAGCCGAAGCGCCGA
This genomic window from Burkholderiales bacterium GJ-E10 contains:
- a CDS encoding type I restriction-modification system M subunit, which gives rise to MQKKQQHDQSQIKWISDFIWNIADDRLRDVYVRGKYRDVILPFTVLRRLDAVLEPTKDAVLERKKFLDAHKVAEQDGALRMAAGQAFYNVSEFTLAKLKGSSQGQRLRDDFIAYLDGFSPNVQEILTKFNFRNQIQKLVDSHVLGYLIEDFLNPEINLSPLPVKDADGRIKLPALDNHAMGSVFEELIRRFNEENNEEAGEHFTPRDVVQLMAKLLFLPVADRIESGTYTLYDGACGTGGMLTVAEETLQQLAQAHGKDVSIHLFGQEINDETYAICKADLLIKGEGEQSQNIVGGADKSTLSNDQFRSREFDFMISNPPYGKSWKTDLERMGGKKEFNDPRFIVSHGGDPEFKLITRSSDGQLMFLVNKLQKMKHNTPNNKIGSRIALVHNGSALFTGDAGQGESNIRRWVLENDWLEAIIALPLNIFYNTGIATYIWVLANKKAAHRKGKVQLIDASQWFQPLRRNLGKKNCELSEADIARILDLYLGQPQV